From Penaeus chinensis breed Huanghai No. 1 chromosome 43, ASM1920278v2, whole genome shotgun sequence, a single genomic window includes:
- the LOC125048224 gene encoding armadillo segment polarity protein-like isoform X1 yields MSYQMPQQARPMSQGGYHNPADMPMQNPKEQIAMWQQNTYMSDSGIHSGATTNAPSLTGKEEEMDTEWMEGRAQQGFNQAAFTSEQVDDMNQQLNQTRSQRVRAAMFPETLDEGMEIPSTQFDPQQPTAVQRLAEPSQMLKHAVVNLINYQDDADLATRAIPELIKLLNDEDQVVVSQAAMMVHRLSKKEASRHAIMNSQQMVAALVRALTNSNDLETTRVTVGALHNLSHHRQGLLAIFKSGGIPALVKLLSSPVESVLFYAITTLHNLLLHQEGSKTAVRMAGGLQKMVALLQRNNVKFLAIVTDCLQILAYGNQESKLIILASQGPQELVRILRSYTYEKLLWTTSRVLKVLSVCSSNKPAIVEAGGMQALAMHLTHQSTRLVQNCLWTLRNLSDAATKVILALQDSMDQLLQNLVHLLRASDINVVTCAAGILSNLTCNNQRNKITVCQVGGIEALVATIYNAGEREEITEPAVCALRHLTARHPEAEVAQNAVRLKNGIPIIVNLLHPPSRWPLVKAVIGLIRNLALCPANHAPLRESGAIPRLVQLLIRAFQDTQRQRSSVASGGSGSIGAYADGVRMEEIVEGTVGALHILARESHNRAIIRGLNVIPIFVQLLYNDIENIERVAAGVLCELAADKEGAEMIEQEGATAPLTELLHSRNEGVATYAAAVLFRMSEDKPQDYKKRLSMELTNSLFREDGSMWQGDMSAIPPDLQDFITPPEGHYDPMYAQGPPSVHSGHAGPNYQGGYDHVPVDSMQGLDIGSQHGGPGSNYGPIDPRDLPPGHPGHPDLTFDQQAPPQPPRDNNQMAAWYDTDL; encoded by the exons ATGAGTTATCAGATGCCTCAGCAAGCCCGGCCAA tgTCGCAAGGGGGTTACCACAACCCTGCTGACATGCCAATGCAGAACCCCAAGGAACAGATTGCCATGTGGCAGCAGAACACCTACATGAGTGACTCAGGTATCCACTCTGGTGCAACCACCAATGCACCCTCCCTCACcggcaaggaggaggagatggacacAGAATGGATGGAGGGCAGAGCACAGCAGGGATTCAACCAGGCTGCCTTCACCAGTGAGCAG GTTGATGACATGAACCAGCAGCTGAATCAGACACGTTCCCAGCGTGTCCGTGCTGCCATGTTCCCAGAAACACTGGATGAGGGCATGGAGATCCCCTCCACCCAGTTTGACCCCCAGCAGCCTACAGCTGTGCAGAGGTTGGCAGAGCCCTCACAGATGCTCAAACATGCTGTTGTCAACTTGATCAACTATCAG GATGATGCTGATCTGGCAACTCGAGCCATCCCAGAGTTGATCAAACTGCTCAATGATGAGGATCAGGTAGTTGTCTCCCAGGCTGCCATGATGGTCCATCGCCTCAGCAAGAAGGAGGCCTCGCGCCATGCCATTATGAACTCCCAACAGATGGTGGCTGCCCTCGTGCGTGCTCTTACCAATTCCAACGACCTGGAGACAACCCGTGTAACTGTTGGTGCCCTGCATAATTTGTCTCATCATCGCCAGGGTTTACTGGCCATTTTCAAGTCCGGTGGCATTCCAGCATTGGTGAAACTTCTTAG CTCACCAGTAGAGTCAGTGTTGTTCTATGCCATCACCACACTCCATAACCTCCTGCTGCACCAGGAAGGCTCTAAGACAGCAGTGCGCATGGCAGGAGGTCTCCAAAAGATGGTTGCCCTGCTCCAACGCAACAATGTCAAGTTCCTTGCCATCGTCACAGACTGCTTGCAGATCTTGGCGTATGGCAACCAGGAATCCAAGCTGATAATCTTAGCATCTCAGGGACCTCAGGAGCTGGTTCGAATCCTACGCTCCTACACCTATGAGAAGCTCTTGTGGACGACCTCCAGGGTGCTCAAAG ttttgtctGTGTGTTCAAGTAACAAGCCAGCCATTGTTGAAGCTGGTGGCATGCAGGCACTTGCCATGCACCTAACACACCAGTCAACCCGCCTTGTCCAAAACTGCCTGTGGACGCTGCGTAACCTCTCAGATGCTGCAACCAAAGTC ATATTGGCATTGCAGGACAGCATGGACCAGCTTCTGCAGAATCTTGTGCACTTGCTCCGTGCCAGTGACATCAACGTGGTAACTTGCGCTGCTGGAATCCTTTCCAACTTGACTTGCAATAACCAACGCAACAAGATCACCGTTTGCCAAGTGGGGGGCATTGAGGCTCTCGTGGCCACAATCTACAAtgccggagagagggaggaaattacGGAGCCTGCT gTTTGTGCTCTTCGTCACTTAACCGCAAGGCATCCTGAAGCTGAAGTAGCCCAGAATGCCGTCCGCCTAAAGAACGGCATCCCCATCATTGTGAACCTCCTGCATCCCCCCTCCCGGTGGCCTTTGGTCAAGGCTGTCATTGGCCTCATCCGAAACTTGGCCTTGTGCCCGGCCAATCATGCACCTCTGAGGGAGTCTGGGGCCATCCCTAGGCTGGTGCAGCTGCTCATCAGGGCCTTCCAAGACACACAGAGG cAACGGTCATCAGTTGCTAGTGGCGGTTCAGGCAGCATCGGGGCCTACGCTGATGGAGTGCGCATGGAGGAAATTGTTGAGGGCACAGTAGGAGCCCTGCACATCCTGGCTCGTGAGTCGCACAACCGCGCCATCATTCGAGGCCTCAACGTCATCCCAATCTTCGTTCAG CTCTTGTACAATGACATTGAGAACATAGAACGTGTGGCCGCTGGAGTGCTTTGTGAATTGGCAGCTGACAAAGAAGGCGCTGAAATGATAGAGCAGGAAGGTGCCACAGCTCCCCTCACCGAGTTGCTCCATTCACGGAATGAAGGTGTTG CTACTTACGCTGCAGCTGTGCTGTTCCGCATGTCAGAGGACAAACCCCAGGATTACAAGAAAAGACTGAGCATGGAGCTGACCAACTCCCTGTTCCGCGAGGATGGATCCATGTGGCAAGGAGACATGTCTGCCATTCCACCTGATCTCCAGGACTTCATCACTCCTCCTGAGGGCCACTACGATCCCATGTATGCTCAAGGGCCGCCCAGCGTCCACAGTGGACATGCCGGGCCAAACTATCAAG gAGGCTACGACCATGTGCCTGTGGACTCGATGCAAGGCCTGGACATAGGTTCCCAGCACGGTGGCCCGGGATCTAACTACGGCCCTATAGACCCCAGGGATCTGCCACCTGGACATCCTGGACATCCTGACCTTACCTTTGACCAGCAAGCTCCACCACAGCCCCCTCGCGACAATAACCAGATGGCAGCCTGGTACGACACGGACCTGTAA
- the LOC125048224 gene encoding armadillo segment polarity protein-like isoform X2, protein MSYQMPQQARPMSQGGYHNPADMPMQNPKEQIAMWQQNTYMSDSGIHSGATTNAPSLTGKEEEMDTEWMEGRAQQGFNQAAFTSEQVDDMNQQLNQTRSQRVRAAMFPETLDEGMEIPSTQFDPQQPTAVQRLAEPSQMLKHAVVNLINYQDDADLATRAIPELIKLLNDEDQVVVSQAAMMVHRLSKKEASRHAIMNSQQMVAALVRALTNSNDLETTRVTVGALHNLSHHRQGLLAIFKSGGIPALVKLLSSPVESVLFYAITTLHNLLLHQEGSKTAVRMAGGLQKMVALLQRNNVKFLAIVTDCLQILAYGNQESKLIILASQGPQELVRILRSYTYEKLLWTTSRVLKVLSVCSSNKPAIVEAGGMQALAMHLTHQSTRLVQNCLWTLRNLSDAATKVDSMDQLLQNLVHLLRASDINVVTCAAGILSNLTCNNQRNKITVCQVGGIEALVATIYNAGEREEITEPAVCALRHLTARHPEAEVAQNAVRLKNGIPIIVNLLHPPSRWPLVKAVIGLIRNLALCPANHAPLRESGAIPRLVQLLIRAFQDTQRQRSSVASGGSGSIGAYADGVRMEEIVEGTVGALHILARESHNRAIIRGLNVIPIFVQLLYNDIENIERVAAGVLCELAADKEGAEMIEQEGATAPLTELLHSRNEGVATYAAAVLFRMSEDKPQDYKKRLSMELTNSLFREDGSMWQGDMSAIPPDLQDFITPPEGHYDPMYAQGPPSVHSGHAGPNYQGGYDHVPVDSMQGLDIGSQHGGPGSNYGPIDPRDLPPGHPGHPDLTFDQQAPPQPPRDNNQMAAWYDTDL, encoded by the exons ATGAGTTATCAGATGCCTCAGCAAGCCCGGCCAA tgTCGCAAGGGGGTTACCACAACCCTGCTGACATGCCAATGCAGAACCCCAAGGAACAGATTGCCATGTGGCAGCAGAACACCTACATGAGTGACTCAGGTATCCACTCTGGTGCAACCACCAATGCACCCTCCCTCACcggcaaggaggaggagatggacacAGAATGGATGGAGGGCAGAGCACAGCAGGGATTCAACCAGGCTGCCTTCACCAGTGAGCAG GTTGATGACATGAACCAGCAGCTGAATCAGACACGTTCCCAGCGTGTCCGTGCTGCCATGTTCCCAGAAACACTGGATGAGGGCATGGAGATCCCCTCCACCCAGTTTGACCCCCAGCAGCCTACAGCTGTGCAGAGGTTGGCAGAGCCCTCACAGATGCTCAAACATGCTGTTGTCAACTTGATCAACTATCAG GATGATGCTGATCTGGCAACTCGAGCCATCCCAGAGTTGATCAAACTGCTCAATGATGAGGATCAGGTAGTTGTCTCCCAGGCTGCCATGATGGTCCATCGCCTCAGCAAGAAGGAGGCCTCGCGCCATGCCATTATGAACTCCCAACAGATGGTGGCTGCCCTCGTGCGTGCTCTTACCAATTCCAACGACCTGGAGACAACCCGTGTAACTGTTGGTGCCCTGCATAATTTGTCTCATCATCGCCAGGGTTTACTGGCCATTTTCAAGTCCGGTGGCATTCCAGCATTGGTGAAACTTCTTAG CTCACCAGTAGAGTCAGTGTTGTTCTATGCCATCACCACACTCCATAACCTCCTGCTGCACCAGGAAGGCTCTAAGACAGCAGTGCGCATGGCAGGAGGTCTCCAAAAGATGGTTGCCCTGCTCCAACGCAACAATGTCAAGTTCCTTGCCATCGTCACAGACTGCTTGCAGATCTTGGCGTATGGCAACCAGGAATCCAAGCTGATAATCTTAGCATCTCAGGGACCTCAGGAGCTGGTTCGAATCCTACGCTCCTACACCTATGAGAAGCTCTTGTGGACGACCTCCAGGGTGCTCAAAG ttttgtctGTGTGTTCAAGTAACAAGCCAGCCATTGTTGAAGCTGGTGGCATGCAGGCACTTGCCATGCACCTAACACACCAGTCAACCCGCCTTGTCCAAAACTGCCTGTGGACGCTGCGTAACCTCTCAGATGCTGCAACCAAAGTC GACAGCATGGACCAGCTTCTGCAGAATCTTGTGCACTTGCTCCGTGCCAGTGACATCAACGTGGTAACTTGCGCTGCTGGAATCCTTTCCAACTTGACTTGCAATAACCAACGCAACAAGATCACCGTTTGCCAAGTGGGGGGCATTGAGGCTCTCGTGGCCACAATCTACAAtgccggagagagggaggaaattacGGAGCCTGCT gTTTGTGCTCTTCGTCACTTAACCGCAAGGCATCCTGAAGCTGAAGTAGCCCAGAATGCCGTCCGCCTAAAGAACGGCATCCCCATCATTGTGAACCTCCTGCATCCCCCCTCCCGGTGGCCTTTGGTCAAGGCTGTCATTGGCCTCATCCGAAACTTGGCCTTGTGCCCGGCCAATCATGCACCTCTGAGGGAGTCTGGGGCCATCCCTAGGCTGGTGCAGCTGCTCATCAGGGCCTTCCAAGACACACAGAGG cAACGGTCATCAGTTGCTAGTGGCGGTTCAGGCAGCATCGGGGCCTACGCTGATGGAGTGCGCATGGAGGAAATTGTTGAGGGCACAGTAGGAGCCCTGCACATCCTGGCTCGTGAGTCGCACAACCGCGCCATCATTCGAGGCCTCAACGTCATCCCAATCTTCGTTCAG CTCTTGTACAATGACATTGAGAACATAGAACGTGTGGCCGCTGGAGTGCTTTGTGAATTGGCAGCTGACAAAGAAGGCGCTGAAATGATAGAGCAGGAAGGTGCCACAGCTCCCCTCACCGAGTTGCTCCATTCACGGAATGAAGGTGTTG CTACTTACGCTGCAGCTGTGCTGTTCCGCATGTCAGAGGACAAACCCCAGGATTACAAGAAAAGACTGAGCATGGAGCTGACCAACTCCCTGTTCCGCGAGGATGGATCCATGTGGCAAGGAGACATGTCTGCCATTCCACCTGATCTCCAGGACTTCATCACTCCTCCTGAGGGCCACTACGATCCCATGTATGCTCAAGGGCCGCCCAGCGTCCACAGTGGACATGCCGGGCCAAACTATCAAG gAGGCTACGACCATGTGCCTGTGGACTCGATGCAAGGCCTGGACATAGGTTCCCAGCACGGTGGCCCGGGATCTAACTACGGCCCTATAGACCCCAGGGATCTGCCACCTGGACATCCTGGACATCCTGACCTTACCTTTGACCAGCAAGCTCCACCACAGCCCCCTCGCGACAATAACCAGATGGCAGCCTGGTACGACACGGACCTGTAA
- the LOC125048289 gene encoding zinc finger protein 420-like produces the protein MKKKKMALECADCGKVFNRSDHLKTHQKIHTGEKPFECSECGKRFYRLGDLTVHQRIHSGEKPYKCDVCGKEFKVNSDLNVHQRSHTGERPYECSECGKKFSRSSHLKTHQKIHSGEKKFECSQCDKKFLRNSDLKGHLATHSVKKRFECSECGKGFGKKSDMQAHERKHAGDKPFECSECGKRFVQRSHLKAHQRIHSEDNPFECSVCGKRFNKSCNLKTHERVHSGEKPYECSECGKRFSVKGSLKVHQKLHKKNLLECAECGEKFDETEKLEKHLMFHIEGKPFECSECGEGFLQCADLKTHQKVHSEKASKISEREEMIDVDESEEKVNVSESVKKNTVTEKLEKHLMFHIEGKPFECSECGEGFLQSADLKTHQKVHSEKASKISELEEMIDVDESEEKVNVTESVKKNTVTESVKKNTVTESVKKNTVAESVKKNTVTESVKKNTVTESVKKNTVTESVKKNTVTESVKKNTVTESVKKNTVTESVKKNTVTESVKKNTVTESVKKNTVTESVKKNTVTESVKKNTVTESVKKNTVTESVKKNTVTEPAEENVLNESLKKVNGNGSEKTVFTNDIKMPPRAHMRERPTECSGCGKKFDQDDNLKTGNDSEEKPLKCSDCGKIFINICFNDNNLQAQLLIASGERQHRCNICWKVFSRSDSLRLHQRIHTGEKPFECLECGKRFIESSKLKRHEVIHSGEKPFKCSECGKSFTQSESLKAHQMTHTGERPFECYECGKRFKKYSDLKLHQWLHFSNPEFNKKKVEHTDVKALQRANSAAKLLKCPECGRLFNDRSELKKHQQSHPKKKPFECPDCGKRFSQKSNMKTHQRIHTGEKPFECTECGKRFTDGSHLNIHKRIHTGVKPFECADCGKKFTQKSNLTTHVRIHTGEKPYDCTECGKSFIESGKLKRHMVYHTGEKPHECSVCKKRYIDSGELKKHLVTHTGEKPYECSECNSKFNYVSDLRRHKKIHLGEKPFECHECGKRFIEVAKLRRHLITHSGF, from the coding sequence atgaagaaaaaaaagatggcacTTGAATGTGCCGATTGTGGGAAAGTGTTCAATAGGAGTGATCACCTGAAGACACACCAGAAGATTCACACAGGAGAAAAACCGTTTGAATGTTCAGAGTGTGGGAAAAGGTTTTATAGGCTTGGTGATCTGACTGTACACCAGAGGATTCACTCAGGAGAAAAACCGTACAAGTGCGATGTCTGTGGGAAGGAATTCAAAGTAAATAGTGATTTGAACGTACACCAGAGAAGTCACACGGGAGAAAGACCGTACGAGTGCTCTGAGTGTGGGAAAAAATTTAGTCGAAGTAGTCATCTGAAGACACACCAGAAGATTCACTCAGGTGAGAAAAAGTTTGAGTGTTCTCAGTGTGACAAAAAATTTCTTCGAAATAGTGATCTGAAGGGACATCTGGCCACTCACTCGGTGAAGAAAAGGTTTGAGTGTTCAGAGTGTGGAAAAGGGTTTGGCAAGAAGAGTGATATGCAGGCACATGAAAGGAAGCATGCAGGAGATAAACCGTTTGAGTGTTCCGAGTGTGGGAAAAGGTTTGTTCAAAGGAGTCATCTGAAAGCACACCAGAGGATTCACTCAGAAGACAATCCTTTTGAGTGTTCTGTGTGTGGGAAAAGGTTTAATAAAAGTTGCAATCTAAAGACACATGAAAGGGTTCACTCTGGAGAAAAACCATATGAGTGCTCTGAGTGTGGAAAAAGATTTTCTGTAAAGGGTTCTCTAAAGGTACACCAGAAGCTCCACAAAAAGAACCTTCTTGAATGCGCTGAGTGTGGGGAAAAATTTGATGAAACTGAAAAATTGGAGAAACACCTGATGTTTCACATTGAAGGGAAGCCGTTTGAGTGTTCCGAGTGTGGAGAAGGTTTCCTTCAATGTGCTGATCTAAAGACACACCAGAAGGTTCACTCTGAAAAAGCATCCAAGATTTCTGAGCGGGAGGAAATGATTGATGTAGATGAGTCTGAGGAAAAGGTCAATGTAAGTGAGTCTGTGAAAAAGAATACTGTAACTGAAAAATTGGAGAAACACCTAATGTTTCACATTGAAGGGAAGCCGTTTGAGTGTTCCGAGTGTGGAGAAGGTTTCCTTCAAAGTGCTGATCTAAAGACACACCAGAAGGTTCACTCTGAAAAAGCATCCAAGATTTCTGAGCTGGAGGAAATGATTGATGTAGATGAGTCTGAGGAAAAGGTCAATGTAACTGAGTCTGTGAAAAAGAATACTGTAACTGAGTCTGTGAAAAAGAATACTGTAACTGAGTCTGTGAAAAAGAATACTGTAGCTGAGTCTGTGAAAAAGAATACTGTAACTGAGTCTGTGAAAAAGAATACTGTAACTGAGTCTGTGAAAAAGAATACTGTAACTGAGTCTGTGAAAAAGAATACTGTAACTGAGTCTGTGAAAAAGAATACTGTAACTGAGTCTGTGAAAAAGAATACTGTAACTGAGTCTGTGAAAAAGAATACTGTAACTGAGTCTGTGAAAAAGAATACTGTAACTGAGTCTGTGAAAAAGAATACTGTAACAGAGTCTGTGAAAAAGAATACTGTAACTGAGTCTGTGAAAAAGAATACTGTAACTGAGTCTGTGAAAAAGAATACTGTAACTGAGTCTGTGAAAAAGAATACTGTAACTGAGCCTGCGGAAGAGAATGTTTTAAACGAATCTTTGAAAAAGGTTAATGGGAATGGGTCTGAGAAAACAGTCTTTACAAATGACATAAAAATGCCCCCAAGGGCTCACATGCGAGAAAGACCAACTGAATGTTCAGGCTGTGGGAAGAAGTTTGATCAAGATGATAATCTGAAGACAGGGAATGACTCTGAGGAAAAGCCACTGAAGTGCTCAGATTGTgggaaaatattcataaatatctgctttaatgataataatttacagGCACAGCTGTTGATAGCTTCAGGTGAAAGACAACACAGATGTAATATTTGTTGGAAAGTGTTTAGTCGGAGTGATAGCCTAAGACTACACCAAAGAATTCACACAGGTGAAAAACCTTTCGAGTGTTTGGAGTGTGGGAAAAGGTTTATTGAAAGTAGTAAGTTAAAAAGACACGAGGTTATTCACTCCGGGGAAAAACCATTTAAATGCTCTGAGTGTGGGAAAAGTTTTACTCAAAGTGAGTCTTTGAAGGCACACCAGATGACTCATACTGGAGAAAGACCCTTTGAGTGTTATGAATGTGGGAAAAGGTTCAAGAAATATAGTGATCTGAAACTACACCAGTGGCTTCATTTTTCAAATCCTGAGTTTAATAAAAAGAAGGTTGAACACACTGATGTAAAAGCACTACAGAGGGCTAACTCAGCAGCAAAATTACTGAAGTGCCCCGAATGTGGGAGACTGTTTAATGACAGGAGTGAGCTAAAGAAGCACCAGCAGAGTCATCCAAAGAAGAAGCCATTTGAATGCCCCGATTGTGGGAAAAGGTTCAGTCAGAAAAGTAACATGAAGACACACCAGAGGATTCACACGGGAGAAAAGCCATTTGAGTGTACCGAGTGTGGAAAAAGGTTTACCGATGGAAGTCACCTGAATATACACAAGAGGATTCACACAGGAGTAAAGCCGTTCGAGTGTGCTGATTGCGGGAAAAAGTTTACTCAAAAGAGCAATCTCACCACACATGTGAGGATTCACACAGGAGAGAAACCTTATGACTGTACTGAGTGTGGGAAAAGTTTTATCGAGAGTGGCAAGCTTAAGAGACACATGGTTTATCACACAGGAGAAAAACCACACGAGTGTTCTGTGTGCAAGAAAAGGTATATTGACAGCGGTGAACTGAAGAAACACCTTGTCACTCATACTGGGGAAAAACCGTATGAGTGCTCTGAGTGTAATAGTAAGTTTAATTATGTTAGTGACCTGAGGAGACATAAAAAGATCCACTTAGGAGAAAAGCCATTCGAGTGTCATGAATGTGGGAAAAGGTTCATTGAAGTCGCTAAGCTAAGGAGGCATCTGATTACTCACAGTGGGTTCTGA